One genomic window of Chanos chanos chromosome 13, fChaCha1.1, whole genome shotgun sequence includes the following:
- the LOC115826196 gene encoding cytochrome P450 3A30-like, with amino-acid sequence MSFFSSLSTTWTLFILLFTLLIAYGIWPYRFFKNLGIPGPRPLPFFGTFLSNLKGFFNFDMECYKKYGKVWGIFDGRLPSLMVADTEMIKTIMVKECYTFFTNRRETNEALVGPFGDGVSIVKDEKWRRIRGALTPLFTSGRLKEIFPLAQQYANRLVDHLKKRDLKKPVQIKEVFRPYSMDVVTSSSFSVETDSINNPEDPLICNVQKFLNVNFFSPFVLIMTLFPFTTKYLTKMGFGVFPKTSLDFFYSSFRKIKDMRQNDQNSQVDFLQLMIQGQISDNQAKETSDDHLAKGLTDHEILSQSFIFILAGTDTTSTALTFLMYNLATNPDALKKLVEEIDTAFPNDAPVTYEKVMNLEYLDMAINESLRLFPTAPRTERVCKKTVEVNGVTIPKDTLVGIPIYVLHRDPQHWTSPEEFRPERFSKENKGDINPYAFLPFGLGPRNCIGMRFALMVMKVVVVKLLQNFHLETCKETQIPVELNAMYQPKVPVTLKLVPRSSGKKEE; translated from the exons ATGAgttttttctcatctctgtcaACGACATGGACTCTTTTCATACTGCTCTTTACCCTTCTGATTGC GTATGGGATATGGCCCTAtcgcttttttaaaaatttgggAATTCCTGGTCCAAGGCCTTTACCCTTCTTTGGCACATTCCTGTCAAATCTGAAA GGATTTTTCAACTTTGATATGGAGTGTTACAAGAAATATGGGAAGGTCTGGGG GATCTTTGATGGACGTCTGCCATCACTGATGGTTGCAGACACTGAGATGATCAAAACCATTATGGTGAAAGAGTGTTACACTTTCTTCACTAATCGAAGG GAGACAAACGAAGCTTTGGTAGGCCCTTTCGGAGATGGAGTATCTATAGTCAAAGATGAAAAATGGAGAAGAATCCGTGGTGCACTAACGCCACTCTTTACAAGTGGACGGCTGAAAGAG ATTTTTCCATTAGCACAACAGTACGCCAATCGTCTAGTAGATCATTTGAAGAAGAGAGACCTGAAGAAGCCTGTTCAAATAAAGGA agTGTTCCGCCCGTACAGTATGGATGTTGTTACCAGCTCTTCCTTCAGTGTTGAGACTGACTCCATTAACAACCCAGAAGATCCCCTGATCTGCAATGTCCAGAAATTTTTAAACGTCAATTTCTTCAGTCCATTTGTGCTGATTATGA CTTTATTTCCATTTACAACAAAGTACCTGACTAAAATGGGCTTTGGCGTGTTCCCAAAGACGAGTTTGGATTTTTTCTACTCCTCCTTTAGGAAGATCAAAGACATGCGTCAGAATGATCAGAAT AGCCAAGTAGACTTCCTGCAGCTCATGATTCAGGGTCAGATATCCGACAATCAGGCTAAAGAAACCTCAGATGACCATCTGGCTAAAG GCTTGACTGATCACGAGATTCTGTCCCAGTCCTTTATTTTCATCCTCGCTggtactgacacaaccagcaCAGCACTGACCTTTCTAATGTACAATCTGGCAACCAATCCAGATGCTTTGAAGAAACTGGTGGAGGAGATTGACACGGCGTTTCCAAATGAT GCTCCTGTCACATATGAGAAAGTCATGAATCTAGAATATTTAGACATGGCTATTAATGAGTCACTGCGTCTGTTCCCTACTGCACCCCGTACCGAGCGAGTATGTAAGAAAACAGTGGAGGTAAATGGAGTAACCATTCCCAAGGATACTTTGGTTGGAATTCCAATTTATGTTCTACACCGTGACCCCCAACACTGGACATCACCTGAGGAGTTCAGGCCTGAAAG GTTCAGCAAAGAGAACAAAGGGGACATCAACCCCTATGCATTCTTGCCCTTTGGTCTAGGGCCACGAAATTGCATTGGAATGAGATTTGCCCTCATGGTCATGAAGGTTGTTGTGGTGAAACTGCTTCAAAATTTCCACCTTGAGACGTGCAAAGAAACCCAG atccCTGTTGAACTGAATGCCATGTACCAACCCAAAGTCCCTGTTACACTTAAACTTGTTCCACGATCCAGCGGAAAGAAGGAAGAGTAA
- the LOC115826195 gene encoding cytochrome P450 3A27 isoform X3 encodes MSFFSSPSVTWSLVVLLLTLLIVYGIWPYRFFKNLGIPGPRPLPFIGTFLSNMKGFYNFDLECFKTYGKVWGIFDGRQPLLMVADTEMIKTIMVKECYTYFTNRRDTNEDMAGPFADGITVVKDERWRRIRGAISPLFTSGRLKEIFPVAEQYGSRLVDNLKKRDLKKSVQIKELLGPYSLDTVTSASFSVDIDSINNPQDPFVGQLKKFLNFSFFNPVFLIMILFPFAAKILGKLGFSFFSKTTLDFFYTFLRKTKDQRHNNTNGRVDFLQLMIQGQIPDDKAEETSGDRTAKGLTDHEILSQSFTFILGGYETTSTTLTFLMYNLATNPDALRKLVEEIDMAFPNNAPVTYEKLMDLEYLDMVMNESQRLFPTAPRTERVCKKTVEVNGVTIPKDTLVGIPTYVLHRDPQQWTSPEEFRPERFSKENKGDINPYAFLPFGLGPRNCIGMRFALMVMKLAVVKLLQNFQLETCKETQIPIELDTMYRPKVPITLKFVPRSD; translated from the exons ATgagttttttctcctctccgtCTGTGACATGGAGCCTGGTGGTACTGCTCCTTACCCTTCTGATAGT GTATGGGATATGGCCCTAtcgcttttttaaaaatttgggAATTCCTGGTCCAAGGCCTTTACCCTTCATTGGAACATTCCTGTCAAATATGAAA GGGTTTTACAATTTTGATCTGGAGTGTTTCAAGACATATGGGAAGGTTTGGGG GATCTTCGATGGACGTCAGCCATTACTGATGGTTGCAGACACTGAAATGATCAAAACAATTATGGTTAAAGAGTGTTACACGTACTTCACTAATCGAAGG GATACAAACGAAGATATGGCAGGACCATTTGCAGATGGAATAACTGTAGTTAAAGATGAACGATGGAGGAGAATTCGTGGTGCAATCTCTCCTTTGTTTACAAGTGGACGACTCAAAGAG ATTTTTCCAGTAGCAGAACAGTATGGCAGTCGTCTGGTAGATAATTTGAAGAAGAGAGACCTGAAGAAGTCTGTTCAAATAAAGGA ACTGCTTGGCCCATACAGTTTGGATACTGTAACCAGCGCTTCCTTCAGTGTGGACATCGACTCCATCAACAACCCTCAAGACCCTTTTGTCGGCCAACTCAAGAAATTTCTTAATTTCAGTTTCTTCAATCCTGTTTTCCTGATAATGA TTTTGTTTCCATTTGCAGCGAAGATACTTGGCAAACTGggcttctctttcttctcaaaGACGACTCTCGACTTTTTTTATACTTTCCTCAGGAAGACGAAAGACCAGCGTCATAACAACACAAAT GGGCGAGTGGACTTTCTGCAGCTCATGATCCAAGGTCAGATACCAGATGATAAAGCTGAGGAGACATCAGGTGATCGGACAGCTAAAG GTTTGACTGATCATGAGATTCTGTCCCAGTCCTTTACTTTCATCCTCGGTGGTTATGAGACAACCAGCACCACACTGACCTTTCTAATGTACAATCTGGCAACCAATCCAGATGCTTTGAGGAAACTAGTGGAGGAGATTGACATGGCATTTCCTAATAAT GCTCCTGTCACATATGAGAAATTAATGGATCTAGAATATTTAGACATGGTTATGAATGAGTCCCAGCGTCTGTTCCCTACTGCACCCCGTACCGAGCGAGTATGTAAGAAAACAGTGGAGGTGAATGGAGTAACCATTCCCAAGGATACTTTGGTTGGAATTCCAACTTATGTTCTACACCGTGACCCACAACAGTGGACATCACCTGAGGAGTTCAGACCTGAAAG ATTCAGCAAAGAGAACAAAGGAGACATCAACCCCTATGCATTCTTGCCCTTCGGTCTGGGACCACGGAATTGCATTGGAATGAGATTTGCCCTCATGGTCATGAAGCTTGCTGTGGTGAAGCTGCTTCAAAATTTCCAACTGGAGACATGCAAAGAAACTCAG atccCCATTGAGCTGGATACAATGTATCGACCCAAAGTTCCTATTACTCTTAAATTTGTTCCACGATCTGACTGA
- the LOC115826539 gene encoding cytochrome P450 3A19-like, translating to MAEREADGNFTATHSFVPRLWQIFPIAERYASRLIDHLKKTDLKKPLQVKEVLGPYSMDVIISAWFSVEIDSINNPQDPFVIHLKNFFQFSFFSPVLVITALFPFAERILGKMGFRMFSKTSIDFFYTFLRKIKDQHHAEKNGRMDFLQLVIQGQIPDDKAEETPGDQTAKGLTDHEILSQSFTFILGGYETTSTTLTFLMYNLATNPDALRKLVEEIDMAFPNNAPVTYEKLMDLEYLDMVINESQCLLPITPCTMRACKKTVEVNGVTIPKDTEVGIPIYVLHHDPQHWTSPEEFRPERFSKENKGDINPYAFLPFGLGPRNCVGMRFALMVMKLAVVKLFQNFHLETCKETQIPIELNTMFHPKVPVTLKFVSRYDGEKEE from the exons atggccgaacgcgaggctgacggCAATTTCACA GCTACTCACTCTTTTGTTCCTCGACTTTGGCAGATTTTTCCAATAGCAGAACGATATGCCAGTCGTCTAATAGATCATTTGAAAAAGACAGACCTGAAGAAGCCTCTCCAAGTAAAGGA AGTTCTTGGCCCCTACAGTATGGATGTTATCATCAGCGCTTGGTTCAGTGTCGAGATCGACTCCATTAACAACCCACAGGACCCATTTGTCATCCATCTCAAGaacttttttcagttcagtttcttcAGCCCTGTCTTAGTGATAACAG CTTTGTTTCCATTTGCAGAGAGGATATTGGGTAAAATGGGTTTCAGGATGTTCTCAAAGACAAGTATAGACTTTTTTTACACCTTCCTCAGGAAGATTAAAGACCAGCATCATGCTGAAAAGAAT GGGCGAATGGACTTTCTGCAGCTCGTGATCCAAGGTCAGATACCAGATGATAAAGCTGAGGAGACACCAGGTGACCAGACAGCTAAAG GCTTAACTGATCATGAGATTCTGTCCCAGTCCTTTACTTTCATCCTCGGTGGTTATGAGACAACCAGCACCACACTGACCTTTCTAATGTACAATCTGGCAACCAATCCAGATGCTTTGAGGAAACTAGTGGAGGAGATTGACATGGCATTTCCTAATAAT GCTCCTGTCACATATGAGAAATTAATGGATCTAGAATATTTAGACATGGTTATAAATGAGTCCCAGTGTCTGCTCCCTATTACACCCTGTACTATGAGAGCATGTAAGAAAACAGTGGAGGTAAATGGAGTAACCATTCCCAAGGATACTGAGGTTGGAATTCCAATTTATGTTCTACACCATGACCCACAACACTGGACATCACCTGAGGAGTTCAGACCTGAAAG ATTCAGCAAAGAGAACAAAGGAGACATCAACCCCTATGCATTCTTGCCCTTCGGTCTGGGACCACGAAATTGTGTCGGAATGAGATTTGCCCTCATGGTCATGAAGCTTGCTGTGGTGAAGCTGTTTCAAAATTTCCATCTTGAGACATGCAAAGAAACTCAG atccCCATTGAGTTGAATACCATGTTCCATCCAAAAGTTCCTGTTACTCTTAAATTTGTTTCACGGTATGATGGGGAAAAGGAAGAGTAA